Proteins encoded together in one Lathyrus oleraceus cultivar Zhongwan6 chromosome 5, CAAS_Psat_ZW6_1.0, whole genome shotgun sequence window:
- the LOC127082824 gene encoding uncharacterized protein LOC127082824, producing the protein MEAGVEDNHEDEATKDGDNQSKHTEAEQTLERNTPTAPGQTQRSGKSTGSNSFSREELENLKVQRPLEYLKAMLSAHFNFQDSSQSSSTTSGATSEAPSLGNILTKIKTKILDVDLFKILKENSLAHLELKKLLKQVNVLEASAEVGSFVMELMTLIDLATADLLRQRDLTNQISSKSETQTAEWDAVSTSTDKVSRLQKLSETYVKEVVACDDNIQKWEKQIAALQEKISQEKKRKASIQQPRQNEIDEELRVGIRHAEKAQQLSQEIETLSTHKSLCDHRIQFQRQKFTTLKETFASLNL; encoded by the coding sequence ATGGAGGCTGGGGTCGAAGATAATCATGAAGACGAAGCTACCAAAGATGGGGACAACCAGTCGAAACACACAGAGGCTGAGCAAACTTTAGAGCGAAACACTCCAACTGCTCCTGGCCAGACCCAACGGagtggcaaatcaactggttcgaatagcttctctcgcgaggagcttgaaaatctcaaagtgcaaAGACCCTTAGAGTATCTAAAGGCCATGCTTAGCGCCCATTTTAACTTCCAAGATTCTTCTCAGAGTAGTTCGACTACTTCTGGGGCcacttctgaagcaccatcacttggcaacatcttgaccaaaattaaaacgaaaatccttgatgttgATTTGTTCAAAATTTTGAAAGAGAACTCCCTTGCTCACCTTGAACTTAAAAAACTTTTGAAACAAGTTAATGTCTTGGAAGCTTCTGCTGAGGttggaagttttgtgatggagctgatgaccCTTATTGACCTGGCCACTGCAGATCTTCTTCGTCAGAGGGATCTTACCAATCAAATCTCCTCAAAGtctgaaactcaaactgctgaatgggatgctgtttcgacttcgactgacaaagtttcaaGGTTGCAAAAGCTTTCTGAAACTTATGTCAAAGAAGTTGTTGCTTGTGATGACAACATCCAAAAATGGGAGAAACAGATAGCAGcacttcaagaaaagatctcCCAAGAGAAAAAACGTAAGGCATCCATACAACAACCTAGGCAGAACGAGATTGACGAAGAGTTgagggtgggtattcgacatgcagagaaggcccagcaacttagtcaagagattgagactctctctacccacaaaagtctttgtgatcatcggATCCAGTTTCAGAGGCAGAAATTCACCACTTTGAAGGAAACTTTTGCCAGTCTTAACTTGTAA